Genomic window (Lycium barbarum isolate Lr01 chromosome 2, ASM1917538v2, whole genome shotgun sequence):
gttgtcgtcattttaagcccaagatcggacttgggggtgttgatttcgtggtgactacccaaaaggtaatatttctactccccaatcatttatagttatgaattgatgaattcttgggagtataataattgggtttgttgaagatgattatatgaactatgttagaattgttggattgatgacttgggattgttgtattcatatggattatgaagaatgatgttaattgcatCTAATTGAGACTGTAGAAATtgttagaagtaaaagaatggggatttggtgaagaaaacaccattaatgggggttatagagcttcatgcccactaagtgtttgataaaatgcttagatgaacaaaacatggatattgttgctaatatagaatcactatgacttgtatgctatagattgaagttgaagggggtgaaggacattgtgatacgcccaaaagcggaaggttaaggtatgtagaacttccatccacatgtgggaacttctatgttcttccccatgatccgtttagtaaattctatgaagttcaactcctagggcattaaacccaatgtattggtagcccgtaattatgtatgtatgtatgtacatgaattccgtatatatgttcgttattgtgttcctaaacctccatttcggacattaggaatcctagcttaatccatgaatcatgaattcttcctcatgtgttctcatgatgtttatatgaaattgtaaaatgttatttcacaaattacaagcatgttttcaagtcagctACAAACGTATGATTATGCATTATGGTATTTCTCATGATcaagtttacaagttatttcatgaaaatatgtttacaagtcctttcgtgaaatcatgatttcaagacaagtacaagttaattcacgaaagtcatgggcttcttagccaactatattattttcatgttcgggagttgtaataataccgagaaggctcagatagcctgaaactacgtatgccaacgtaggataagtatcgctccgcccagtaggacgattcctttatatgttccccattgagggatttggatccattcatgttatgttcatgtctcgtgccccggcaaggtacgagatggcttagctgatcgggcagagatcagactccacgctcctccccgtggtggtttatgtcggtattacagattattacagattactaTAGACTATCTCATGcttccagtactcagtttcagttttaaatttcatgattttgtactcatgctcatgctcatgttcatgtccaagttttcagtttcagttcttactatgttattccatgttccatgttgtttcttccggttgctttacataccagtacattcaatgtgctgacgtcccctttttattgcccgggggcctgcatttcacgatgcaggtactgatatacaggacgacacatctgctcagtaggacagcattcgtatcagcttatttgtgagccccatctcattcggggtttagtcaacttttatcttatgattagttatgcatctaaaggtatgctgggggccttttcccagtaagtatgtttttcagtcagactcatgatagaggtttcatagactagaacagacagttatgtcatgtcagataatcgaagtcgcatagccattttggctcactcatgtttaaacaagtactttattaagtattatgacttattatgttttataaaggctcatcatgcattcacgttatattccgcttatgttatgcatcatgatgattcagcaagtcatgtggttcgctcggtcacatgtagtcaggcaccgagtgccgtgttacgtccaggccatggttcggggcgtgacaatttcATGGTGAATATAATTACAGGATCCCATATGCTCATGGAGTGGGACTTATTTCTGATGAACTTTTTGAGGTTTGCCTCGTCTAATATAAACCTTTTTTTGATCACTTAATACACTAACATGTAATAAAAATTTTGGCTGATGCAATTCAACATGTTGGAAAAGGTTACTTGTCTTATTTTTTAGGTTACTAATTCAACTTATTATGAGTAGTTACATGTAATTATCTTTTTAAGTGACATGATAATGTAAAAAGTATTACACTGCCAGAATATAGAAGTTAAATATATATTCTAAGCATTTGCTTTACATTACACTGATTAAATGACTTACTACTCTTGGGCAGTCTTTGAAGAGAAATTGTAAAGGGAAGTATTTCGATATACATCCTAGCAACACACAATGTTGGAACGATCGTCAGACTTATGATCAGGTTTGTGTCTAGTTATTCATTTCTCTTGTGCTGCTTCCGTTTTAGTGCTTGGTATATTTGACTAAACTTATCTAATTTCTATGATTCTTATAGATGCTTGATGGAATTACTATAGCACACATTTTGGAGCCCAAATGTGAGTTTGCTTCACCAAGGCCACAAAAGTGGTTGGGCCAAAGAAGGTCTCTTGATGAAATGCTATTTCTTGGACGACTAAGATGCCGAGTAAGAATAACTGGTTCTTATCCCCTTGACAATCATCTACTCTTTAGGGAAATACTTGTCCTCTCCCGGTGTTTTCAACAACTCAAACTTTGGTATCTTGACCATATCACTTACTAGTTAATACAAATTAAAGTGATAATGCATACTATTAGTTAACATAAAAGTTTATATACACAACATGTTGTGAACCATGCCGACTCTATAAGGGCTTATGGGCTAAAAGTGATAAATAAGACTGATTCAGTTCGGATTATTGGGTTGAGTAAAATGTTCGAAGGTTTTATTTAGGATCCAGGCCCAATTAGCTATTGTTAAAAGAGACTAGGGGTTAGAACGAACCGTTCTGCGAATTGTTATGAAGAAACTGTCTGTGTTCCCTCATCCCCTTTTTGCCTAGTATCTCACCCCCTTCTCCTATGTTCAATTCTAGTATTTTATTACAACAATCAGTTCCTTTGTAATTTCAGTGAAGAAATATTACTACTGTATTACGTGGTTGTAGAAACCGTTGCGTTTGATACCGAGTTTGTTTCACAACACATATCTTGCATTAACCAACTTGGTGTAAGAACCGGGTGGGGGCAAGTCTTTTTCCCTCTATTCAGTGTTAATCATAGCTTGAATAAGGAAAAACATGCACCTCTAATATGATCTTTGCACTTCATTGTTAAAATAACTGCTGAACTTTTTACCTGTATCATCTTTCGGAAATTATGCTATACCCAAATCTTGAAAATTATAATCATATTTTAACTTATGTCTGATGCTAGTTTGACTGGGAAAAGATCTCTTACCATTGGGCTGACGATGACAAAGTTAGAGAGGCCCTCTATGTTCGAAGAGTATGTTCCCTTTtcttgtctttttttctttttcccactAAAGTTTTGGAAGCAACAAAAACAAAATTGGGAACACATTAGATATTTATCTAAATTGGTAGGTCCTTGAGCTGATCCCGTGCTATCCCCAAGATGTTGGTCTCTCACTAGAAACCTTATCCCATGCAGGGCAGTATTGGGAAATGGAAGCGATGTGCTGGCGATGCTTTGCCTTTCCAAAAGTTGGTACAAAACAGCATTCCATATCATGCAAATCTCAGTGTCAAAGGCTATAGGTCCTTAATATACAGGTTGAGTAATTATATTATTGTGTCTATAAAGTTGTAAAATTGTTGCATAAATAATACAGTAGATTCTATATGGGTGTTTACTAAATTTTCAGTATTTTGTAAAACAGTGGTGATCATGACATGGGCATCCCTTATATATCAACCGAAGCTTGGATAAGATCtcttaactactctattgctgaTGATTGGCGACCCTGGATTGTTGATGGTCAAGTTGCAGGGTAAGTTCAAAAAATTGAATGaatattcttttatatatgtttgaAACATGCCTCAAACTGAATTTTTGttgtctttcctttttatttctttGTACTAATACATGCAGGTATACAAGGACATATTCAAATAAAATGACATTTGCCACAGTGAAGGAAAGCAACTATATTTGACTTTTATGAACTAGTTTCATTTTCTTCGTTCTCCTGTTTGTTTAGCAAGTTAACATTATTTTAAACTGTTCTGCAGGGAGGCGGACATACAGCTCCAGAGTACAAGCCTGTTGAATGTCTAGCCATGCTGAAGAGATGGATATCTTATCAGCCTCTGTGATTAATGAAGAATACATTTCAAGCTCTTTGTGAATAATAGCCAGTTTGGCTTAATTGATTAAAAACTTCAAGTATTGAAATTGATTCTATAATTAAGTGGTTATGTATTTAGAAAAGAAGTGTTAAAACGAATAATAAGCCTAAATAGCAGTTTCTTTTTTGCTCTGAGATCCATTTTTTGAGCACGATGTGCTGAGTTTATTGAGAGATTTGAAATATATATTTCTATAAAAAGATACTCTATAAATTTTTCTTAATGTTTGCAAAAATCAACAAAATTTCCAAAAAAGTTTGACTCCCAAACACTCCTAATTACAACTCTAATGGCGTACTTGAACTAGAGTTCTAATGCTATGAATGAATTCCCCACGCTTCTCCATTAGAAGTGTCTAGCATTGCATACTAGTTCAAGGTCAAATTACTTCTCTTCTCCAATTTCTACATAACtcattaagtaggcgtttggccatagaaaccaaaactttttcactttttttggaattttggagttggagttggagttcaAGTCtgagttgtgtttggtcatagtttttacaaatagtatttttttgttgaaatatACTTTTTCAACAaggttttggttgtgaaaaaagtgaaaaatgagcaaattatatttggaattttcatggtcaaacattaatttttgaaaaaagtgaaaaacatttatgtaaaaaatgaataattcttattgccaaacgggtcctaatcaaatgtttgaaataggagaatttTAGGTTAAAAACTATTGGAACTAACTTAATAATATTGATAAAAGTTGAAGTCATTTGTTATGTTAGCTCGACTCTCGAGACATTTTCTTTGAATGCGAGCATCAGGTACAGCAAAGGAGTTCATTCATATTTATATTCACGTTTATGGATTATGGATATTTCGGAAAGTTGACTTCTTTATATAGAAGTATTCCAGAATTCTTGGATCTCTATGAGATCCTAATTAACAACTTGTaagttttagaattttttttttctactctATTAGGTTGCCTCTGTCTCCTTATTACTGTATATGTTTCGAGGGAGTTTTTCAAGAAAGCTCTCTATGACAAAAAGCAAtggccaaaagaaagaaaagtctTATCATTTGCTGCAATCTGCTTTCATTTCTTCTTTTCTTGCAGAAGTAATACATTTTCAAGAGCGTGGTGAGGCTGCTGGTTCACCCGTCAAGTTTCTTCTTGGATTTAAAGGGCCACTTCCTTTTGAACTTGAAACTGAGTAAGTGTAAAAGTTGCTTCTTTGGTGTTTAGTCTAGTTGTTTTTTCTCAAAGTATATATGAGTATACTGAATTCGCACGTGTAGGGGTGCATTAGTACTCCAGCACTTCATCCTGGAACTATCTCAGTTTATAGCTACTAAGTAGAGGCTTGGACAGTGTTTGAGTTGAAGTTGAAAAGAGGAGTATTAGAAGAAGTTTGTGGAAGTCAAGTTGTTTTTGGACATGAATTTTACTTGGAAAAATAGTTCGTGAAATTTGAAGATTTGTGAGTGTAAACCGGTATCTTACCTGATATATACCTTCAAACCAGTGTTTCAATGTTTTTAAATACTCATGGTCAAACAAGTATTTGTGAATACCGAAGTTCATATTCACGAATCCTAAAATACTTTTAGCGCTCAACTGCAACTCAGCGTGGGGTGGTGTTTTCAGGTACATTGGAGTGGGTGATTCAGATGATGTGCAACTATTCTACTACTTCATTAAATCTGAGTCTAATCCAAAATCAGAACCCCTTGTCCTATGGCTTACAGGAGGCCCTGGCTGCTCTGCATTATCTGGTCTTCTCTTTGAGATAGGTAAATGACTCCTTCTTTTCGTtttttgtttttctatttttCCTTCTCTATTTTGTACCTCAAATGTGATTCTGTTTCCACTCATTTCACTTCaaaatgaaatgaggaggcatcagcCAATCACCCCAACAACAGATGCATCAAAGTAGATGAACGCATTCTTGTAGAGCAAAATAAATCACATTTTATTCTACTTTTTGTAGCATGAGAATAAATTTAAAATACAGTGCACATAATACCGTACGTGTATCATACCCTATGGATTGGTGTATTTGGAGGTCTACATAGGACATCACCAAACCACCTCATCTCGCGGTGCTAAGCTTGTCAAATTAAATCATTTTGGTTTTGGTTCAAATTTTCCACAAGCAAGTTAATTTGCGGACTTTTTACCTGCGAAGGACCAATAACGTTTGAGCCTGTGAAGTACGGTGACTTTAAGCCAGCGGAATATAATGGTAGCTTCCCCTCACTAGTATTGAATCCTCATACATGGACAAAGGTGAACATTTCTGTCTGTGGCTAATTAAGGAATATTCGTTAGCTTGCAGCCTTACTTAAATGCTATTTAATCAGGTAGCAAGCTTTATATTTTTAGACCTTCCAGTTGGTACTGGATTTTCCTATGCAAGAACTTCAGTGGCTCGTCACCCAGATGATCTTCAAGCTAGTGATCATGCATATCAATTTCTTCGCAAGGTATTTACATCCCTGCACCTCATAGTTCTGATGTCAAACTTTTCATTGACAGAGAATATGGAATCAAATTTTCCGAATGGCGTTGCATTCACTTAATTCATCCATTTCCTTTCAGTGGTTCAACGATCACCCAGAATTCTTAAGAAATCCATTTTATGTGGCTGGGGACTCCTATTCTGGAATAGGCGTACCAATCATTACTCAACTCATAGCAAATGGTAAGACTTCAAATGAAGTGTGCTGTTGTTTGCGCCGAAGAACCATCATTGGTCTAGTCTCCCATTCGCTAATTCTGCACCATTTATGATGATGTGGTAATGCAGGAAATGAAAAGGGACTTGAGCCATTTATTAATCTTAaggtttgttttcctttttttgttaCATTTTTTACATAATGAGTTCTTTTGTTTTGTATAAGTCATTACATAGTTAGAGACTGCATGAACTGATGAAAGGATATAGCTATAGGTGCTCTTAACATTTTGTGTTCTTCAAATGGTTTCAGGGATATTCATTGGGAAATCCGGTGACTTTTCATGGCGAATACAATTACAGGATCCAATATGCTCATGGAGTGGGACTTATTTCTGATGAACTTTTTGAGGTTTGCATTGTCTAATAGGAACCTTTTTTTATTTAACTAATATACACTAACAATGTAATAAAGTATTTACGCCGTAAATACAATTCAACATGTTGGAAAAGGTTACTTGCCTTATTTTTCAGGTTACTAATTCAACTTTTGAGTAGTTACATGTAATTATCTTGTAAGTGACATGATAATAAAAAAACATTACACTTTCAGGTTATAAAAGTTAAATGTTTCTTCTAAGTATTTGCTTCACACATTACTCTGATTGAATGGCTTACTACTCTGATCTTGTACAGTCCTTGAAGAGAAATTGTAAAGGAGAGTATTTCGATATACATCCCAGCAACACCCAATGTTTGAATGATCGTCAGACTTATGATGAGGTTTGTTCCTAGTTATTTTCCTGTGCTGCTTCCATCTTCGTGGTTGGTTTATTTGACTAAACTTATATAAGTTCTATGATTCTTATAGATGCTTGATGAATTACTATAGCACACATTTTGGAGCCCAAATGTGAGTTTGCTTCACCAAGGCCACAAAAGTGGTTGGGCCAAAGAAGGTCTCTTGATGAGATGCTATATGTTGGACGATCACTAAGATGTCGAGTAAGAATAACTGGTTCTTATCCCCTTGACAGTCAACTGCTCTTAGGGGAAATACTTACCGCCCCCGGTGTTTTCAACAAATCAAATTTCGGTATCTTAACCATATATATCACATAAGAGTTACAAATTAAAATGGTAATACATATCAGTTGACATAAAAGTTTGTATACACTGTATAATACACAACACATATCTTGCATTAACTAACTTGGTGTATGAATCGGGTGAGGCTCAGTCTTTTTTTCGTCTATCCAGTGTCAATCATAGCTCGAATAAGGAAAGAGTTTAAGTTAGTGTAAAAGATTCTTTACACTGAcattgtatataacttaaacccATAAGGAAAAACGTGGACCTCTATTAGGATCTTTGTACTTCATATTATAATAACTGCTGAACTTTTAACCGGTCGGACCCAAATCTTGAAAAATATATTTGCATTTTTACCTATTTCTTTTTTGTCATTCCAGTTTGACTGGGAAAAGCTCTCTTACCAGTGGGCTGATGATGACAAAGTTAGAGAGGCCCTCCATGTTCGAAGAGTATGTTTATGTTTCTTTTTTCCCATAAAAGAGAAGTCTAAAGTTTGGAAGCAACAAAAATAAGTATGAATTTTATCCCATGCAGGTAGTATTGGGAAATGGAAGCGATGCGTTGGAGCAGCTTTGCCTTTCAAAAAGATAGTAAAAAACAGCATTCCATATCATGCAAATCTCAGTGTCAAAGGTTATAGGTCCTTAATATACAGGTTGAGTAATTGCTATATCTTGTGATATTTGTTGCACAAATAATAGATTTTGTACGTGAATTTACTTAATTTTGAGTATTTTGTAAAACAGTGGTGATCATGACACGATGATCCCTTATATGTCAACTGAAGCTTGGATAAGATCTCTTAACTACTCTATTTTTTATGATTGGCGACCATGGATTGTTGATGGTCAAGTTGCAGGTTAAGTTCAAAACTGAACGAATGTTCTTTGATGTTTGActttttcttctttcctttttctcgtCTTACTAAAATATGCAGGTATACAAGGGCATATTCAAACAAAATGACATTTGCCACAGTGAAGGAAAGCAGCAATTTCACTTCTGTG
Coding sequences:
- the LOC132629020 gene encoding LOW QUALITY PROTEIN: serine carboxypeptidase-like 17 (The sequence of the model RefSeq protein was modified relative to this genomic sequence to represent the inferred CDS: inserted 1 base in 1 codon), which produces MASEVIHFPERVEAAGSPVKFLPGFKWPLPFELETGGVFGYIGAGDSDDXESNPKSDPLILWLTGGPGCSALSGLLFEIGPITFEPVEYGDFKPVEYNGSFPSLVLNPHTWTKVASFIFLDLPVGTGFSYARNSVAWQSDDLQASHHAYQFLHKWFNDHPQFLRNPFYVAGDSYSGIGIPIISQLIANGNEKGLEPFIDLKGYLLGNPSAFREYNYRIPYAHGVGLISDELFESLKRNCKGKYFDIHPSNTQCWNDRQTYDQMLDGITIAHILEPKCEFASPRPQKWLGQRRSLDEMLFLGRLRCRFDWEKISYHWADDDKVREALYVRRGSIGKWKRCAGDALPFQKLVQNSIPYHANLSVKGYRSLIYSGDHDMGIPYISTEAWIRSLNYSIADDWRPWIVDGQVAGYTRTYSNKMTFATVKESGHTAPEYKPVECLAMLKRWISYQPLYIGVGDSDDVQLFYYFIKSESNPKSEPLVLWLTGGPGCSALSGLLFEIGPITFEPVKYGDFKPAEYNGSFPSLVLNPHTWTKVASFIFLDLPVGTGFSYARTSVARHPDDLQASDHAYQFLRKWFNDHPEFLRNPFYVAGDSYSGIGVPIITQLIANGNEKGLEPFINLKGYSLGNPVTFHGEYNYRIQYAHGVGLISDELFERNCKGEYFDIHPSNTQCLNDRQTYDEMLDELL